A window of Cellulosimicrobium protaetiae genomic DNA:
CGGCGCGTCACGCGGCGGCGACGAGCCAGAACCACCTGCTCGGCGTGGTGGGTGCTACGCGGTGGGGAGGGTCCAGTCGACGGGAGGTGCGCCCTGGGTGGCGAGGAGCTCGTTGACGCGCGAGAACGGGCGGGAGCCGAAGAAGCCCCGGCGCGCGGAGAGCGGGCTCGGGTGGGCGCTCGCGACGACGGGCGTGTCGCCGAGCATCGGGCGCAGCGTCGCGGCGTCGCGGCCCCACAGGATCGCGACGAGCGGGGCGTCGCGTGCGACGAGCGCACGGATCGCGGCCTCCGTGACGGCCTCCCAGCCCTGGCCGCGGTGCGAGCCCGGCTCGCCCGGGCGGACGGTGAGCACCCTGTTGAGGAGCATGACGCCCTGGTCGCTCCACGCGGTGAGGTCGCCGTTCGCGGGCGTGGGGGCGCCGACGTCCTCAGCGAGCTCCGCGAAGATGTTCTGGAGCGAACGGGGCACCGGGCGCACGTGCGGCTGCACGGAGAACGACAGCCCCATCGGGTGCCCCGGGGTGGGGTACGGGTCCTGCCCGACGACGAGCACGCGCACGTCCGCGAGCGGCCGCGAGAAGGCGTTGAGGATCGCCGACGGCGCGGGCAGGTACTCGCGTCCGGCCGCCACCTCGGTGCGCAGGAAGTCCCCGAGCGCGTGGAGCTGCGGCTCGACGGGCGCGAGGGCCTGCGCCCAGTCGGGCGCCATGATGCTCGCGAGCGGGGGGCGGGGCGGAGTCGGCTCGGTGACGGCCGGGGCCGCGACCGGGTCGACGTCGACGGGCTGGGCGGGTGCGCTCTCCACGGCACCGAGCCTAACGGCCTCACGGGGCGCCTCTTCGAGACTCCGGCGAGGACGAATGACACCGGTGTGGTTCGTGCGTACGCTGAGAGGCGGTCGCGCGCACCGCCGTGCGCAGGCCTGGTGACGAGAGAGTGCAGGGAGGGAACGATGAGCGAGGCGGCGTACGTGCTCGACGGACCCGACGCGGTCGGCGACCCGACCGTCCAGGAGGACCCGTCGTCGGGCCTGAGCGAGCGCGACCAGGAGATCCTGGCGTTCGAGCGGCAGTGGTGGAAGTACTCGGGCGCCAAGGAGCAGGCGGTGCGCGAGCTGTTCGACATGACCGCGACGCGCTACTACCAGGTGCTCAACGCGCTCATCGACTCCCCGGCGGCGCTCGCCCACGACCCGATGCTCGTCAAGCGGCTGCGCCGGATGCGTTCCACCAGGCAGCGGGCTCGCACGGCCCGTCGGCTCGAAGGGCTCTGACGTGCGACGGACCTTCGCCCGTGAAGTCCGGGCGAACCGGGCGTTTAGCCAACGGGCCTGACCGGGCTACCCTGTCGCCGTGACGAAGAGCCGCTACCCCTACGCGCCCGACGAGTTCGACGCGCCCGCGCAGCAGGGCTCCCCCGTGGGGGTGCACCGCACGCCGCGCAGCGGGTGGAGCAAGACGTGGCCGTTCCTGCTGGTCGCCGTCGTCTTCGCCGGCCTCGCGTACGGGGGCGTCGCGCTGCTGTCGGACAACGGCGCGACCGAGAACCCGCCGCAGGCGCAGTCCACCGACCCCGCGGCCGGGGAGACCGAGGCGCCGCCCGCCGAGGAGACCGAGGAGCCTCCGGCGACCGAGGAGCCCCCGGCGACGGAGGAACCGCCGGCTGAGGAGACGCCCGCGGCGCCCGACATCGCCACGCTCATGGCTGCCGCCGACCCCTCGGCCAACGTCCGGGTGCTCAACGCCAGCGGCATCGGTGGCGAGGCGGGCAAGGGTCGCGACGCGCTCACGAGCCAGGGCTTCACGGACGTGGAGGCCGCGGACTACGAGGGCGACCCGGACGAGGTTTCCGCGACCACCGTCTGGTACGCCGAGGACCGCAGCGACAGCGCCGCCGCCGTCGCGGCCATCCTCGGCATCCCGGCGGAGCAGGTGAGTCAGCAGACGCTCCGCGCCGGCGACGTCGTGGTGATCGTCAAGTCGGAGCTCACCCCGGTCGGCTGACCGCCGCGCTGCGTATCTCGTTCCCTCCCGGGCGGCGAGCGCACCCGTGTGACCTGCCCGTTCGTCGGAGTCCTTGCCTGCGTCGCGCCGCGCGTCCGACCTTCCGTGCGGGCCGCTCCCGGGCTAGGCTCGGGCTACCACGGGGCGGGGGTCGCCTCGCGGGCGACGATGCACGAGGAGAACGTCAATGGCTCAGGGCACCGTGAAGTGGTTCAACTCCGAGAAGGGCTACGGGTTCATCACGCCCGCAGCCGGCGGGCAGGACCTCTTCGTGCACTTCAGCGCGATCCAGACCGACGGTTACCGCACGCTCGACGAGGGCCAGGAGGTCGAGTTCGAGCTCGGCCAGGGCACGAAGGGCCCGCAGGCCGAGCAGGTGCGGCCCCTCTGACACCGCACGCGAGGGTCGCGTGACGGAGAACCTCGACGCCGTCGTCGTCGGTTCAGGCCCCAACGGGCTGGCCGCCGCCGTGACCCTCGCACGTGCCGGTCTTGCCGTGCGCGTCCTCGAGGCGCAGCCCACGATCGGCGGCGGCTCGCGCACGCTCGACCTCGGTCTCGCGGACGGGGTCGTGCACGACCTCTGCTCGGCCGTGCACCCGATGGCGTGGGCGTCGCCGTTCTTCGAGGCGTTCGACCTGGGTGCGCGCGGCGTGGAGCTGCTCGTGCCCGAGGTGTCGTACGCGCAGCCGCTCGACGGCGGCCGTGCGGGCATCGCGTTCCACGACCTCGACCGCACGGTGGAGCGTCTGGGTGTTGACGGCGACGCCTGGCGCAGCCTGCTCGGCCCGCTCGCCGACGGCTGGCGCGACGTCGTCGCGCTCGCCCTGGGTGACAAGCGCTCGGTCCCCGGGCGCACGCTGACGCCCGGTGGCGCCGCCGTCGCCGCACGGTTCGGTGCGGCCGTCCTCGAGCAGGGCAGTGCGGCTTGGGGCCGGCGCTTCCGGACCGAGGAGGGGGGTGCGCTCCTCACGGGCGTCGCGGCGCACGCGATCTCGCGCCTGCCCTCGCCGGCCGCCGCGGGGACGGCGCTCCTGCTCGCGTCGCTCGGCCACGCCCCGGGCGGCTGGCCGCTTCCTCGCGGCGGGTCGGGCGCGATCGTCGGGGCTCTCCTGGACGACCTGCGGGCGCACGGCGGCGAGGTCGTCACGGGTCACCGCGTCAGCGCGCTCGCCGACCTGCCACGGGCCCGGGCGTACGTGTTCGACACGGCTCCCGGCGTCGTCGCGGACGTGTTCGGCGACCGGCTGTCGCCCCGCACGGAGTGGGCCCTGCGGCGGTTCCGGCACGGCGACGCGGCCGCGAAGGTCGACCTCGTGCTCTCCGGGCCGGTCCCGTGGACGGACCCCGAGGTGGGGCGTGCCGGGACGGTGCACGTCGGCGGGACGCGGGCCGAGATGGCGCGCGCGGAGGCGGACGTCGCGGCCGGCCGCCACGCGGCGCGGCCGATGGTCCTCGCGAGCGACCCGACCGTCGTCGACCCCGCGCGCGAGGTGAACGGCCTGCGGCCGCTGTGGACCTACGCGCACGTGCCTGCGGGCTCGACGCGCGACGTGACCGAGGACGTCCTCGGTCAGCTCGAACGGTTCGCCCCGGGGGTCCGGGACCTCGTCGTCGCGTCCCGCTGCGTGCCCGCCGCGGAGATGGCGGCGCACGACGAGAGCTACGTGGGCGGCGACATCGCGGGCGGTGCCGTGAGCATGTGGCAGATGGTCGCGCGCCCGACGCCCCGGCTCGACCCGTACGCGGTCGGGCTGGAAGGCGTGTACCTGTGCTCGGCGTCCACGCCGCCTGGTCCGGGCGTGCACGGGCTCGGCGGCTGGAACGCCGCGCGGCGCGTGCTGCGCCGCGAGTTCGACGTGCGGGAGGAGCCGAGCCTGGCACCGACGCCGAACCTCGCTCCGCGCAGGTAGGCCCCCGGAACTGCTCCGGCGGACCCCGGTTCTCCTGCGGCGGACCAGGGTTCTCCCTCGTGATGCCAGGGTTCTCCCTCGGCGAGTCCTGGCGCTATCTCGCGGTGTCGAGCTCCGCGAGGGCGAGGACGACGAGGGCGGAGCTCCAGGAGAGCGGCGCGACGGCTGCGGGGGAGCCGTCCGCGAGGACCTTCTCCGGGATCGCGCCGGACGCGGTGCGGTGGTCGTCGACCCAGCGGAGCCACTCCCGGGCGTCGGCACGGTCCTCCGGGTCCGACGACGACGCGGCGGTGAGCGCGTAGAGCGTCGTCTGCGGCGTCCAGGAGATGCCGTCCTCGCGCCAGCCCGCGCCGGGCGCGAGACCGCCCGCCGGGCGCAGCATCTCGGTGACCGACGCGCGCCACGCCGCGTCCGCGCCCGCGAGCGGTTCGGGCTGGAACGGCGGCAGCACGAACGCGGTCGACGCGTCGCGCGCGCCGCCGGTCACGTGGCGCGGGTAGCCCTGCGACCCGAACGACCGCTCGACCGCCATGCGCAGCCGCGCGGCGGCGAGCGTCGCGTCGGTCGCCCGGTCGGTCTCGCCCACGGCGGCGTAGACGTCGGCGGCCCCCTCGAGCCCGGCGAGGAGGGGTCCGGCGGTCCCGAGCGTGAGCGCCGTGGGCTCGACCTCCCAGTAGTCGCTCGACGGCGGGGGAAGCGGGTCCTCGCCGTCGACGAGCGAGAGCGCGTGGTCGGCCGCGGCGTCGACGAGGGGCCGCAGCTCGGCGGCGACCTCGCGGCGCTCGCCGACGGGCGTCTCCTCGAGCACGACGTCGGCTGCCCACAGGACCCAGCCGACGCCGTCGGACTGGAGGCCGCGGTCGTCGGGCACGCCCGAGCCGTCGGGCAGGTAGCGCGCGTGGAACGACCCGTCGTCCTCCTGGACGCGGGCGAGGAAGCCGAGGACGTCCCGCGCGTCGTCGACGTGACCGGTGCGCGCGAACGCCGCGGCGGTGAACGACGCGTCGCGCGGCCACACGTAGCGCCACTTGGGCGACGCGGCGGCGAGCGCGGCGCCGTCGTCGAGGGTCAGGGCGCGCAGGTCGAGCAGCGCGGCCTCGCCGAGGGCTGCGAACGGACCGTCAGCGCCGGGGACGACGCCGGACGCGAGCCACGCGCGCGAGGCGGCGGCGGCGTCCTGCGCCCGGGCGGGGTCGAGGAGCGCCGACGCGTCGAGCCGGGTCCCGGCGACCTGTGCGAGCCGGTCCGCCTCGCCGTCGGCGGGGTCGACGCCGTCGGCGACCGTGAACGGGGAGAGCGTCGCGGGGTCGAGCACACGGCTGCCGTCGAGGTACGTCGCCGCGGCGCCGGGGGCGAGGCGCAGGAGCGCGGTGCCGCCGTCGGGGGCGGTCGTGACGGCGACGCCGTCCTGGTACAGGTCGATGTGCTCGCCCGTGGGGGCTGCGACGGCGGTCGCGGCGGTGAGGCCGAGGGCAGGGACCAGCACGAAGCCGGCCAGGGCTGCTGCGAGGCGCCACGACGGTGTTGCGCGGATCACACCGCGCATCCTAAGGGGAGCGGGCGGCACGGCGGGTTTCGCCCGTCGCGATACGAGGGAGAGCCCTGACGGGCTGTCTTGCACTCGCACCGTGCGAGTGCCAATAATGGCGTTAGCACTCTCGTCATGAGAGTGACAGAAGTGACCAGCGCAGGCAGCCGCTCACCGCGGGTGCGGCGCACAACACCAGGTCGACAGGTGAGGCCCGCCCCGGCGGCGTGACATGAACGCCGCCCGTCGCGGGCCGTCCGTCGCGGGCGCCGGCCGACCGCCACACGCCACCAGCGGAGGATCATTCCCCATGGCCAAGATCATCGCCTTCGACGAGGAGGCTCGTCGGAGCATGGAGCGAGGGCTCAACATCCTCGCCGACACCGTCAAGGTCACCCTCGGCCCCAAGGGCCGCAACGTCGTGCTCGACAAGAAGTGGGGCGCGCCGACCATCACGAACGACGGCGTCTCCATCGCCAAGGAGATCGAGCTCGAGGACCCGTACGAGAAGATCGGTGCCGAGCTCGTCAAGGAGGTCGCCAAGAAGACCGACGACGTCGCGGGTGACGGCACCACAACCGCCACCGTGCTCGCCCAGGCGCTCGTGCGCGAGGGCCTGCGCGTCGTCGCGGCCGGCGCCAACCCGATCGCCGTCAAGCGCGGCATCGAGAAGGCCGTCGACGCGGTGACCGAGCAGCTGCTCAACGCCGCCAAGGAGATCGAGACCAAGGAGGAGATCGCCGCCACGGCCGCCATCTCCGCCGGCGACCCCGCGATCGGCGAGCTCATCGCCGAGGCCCTCGACAAGGTGGGCAAGGAGGGCGTCATCACGGTCGAGGAGTCGAACACGTTCGGCCTCGAGCTCGAGCTCACCGAGGGCATGCGCTTCGACAAGGGCTTCCTCGCGCGCTACTTCGAGACGGACCCCGAGCGCCAGGAGGCCGTGCTCGAGGACCCGTACGTCCTCATCGTCGAGTCCAAGATCGCGAACGTGAAGGACCTGCTCCCGGTCCTCGACCAGGTCATGAAGGCCGGCCGCTCGCTCCTCATCATCGCCGAGGACGTCGAGGGCGAGGCGCTCGCGACCCTGGTGCTCAACAAGATCCGTGGCACGTTCAAGTCCGTCGCCGTCAAGGCCCCGGGCTTCGGCGACCGCCGCAAGGCCATGCTCCAGGACATCGCGATCCTCACCGGCGGCCAGGTCATCACCGAGACGGTGGGCCTCAAGCTCGAGAACGCGACGCTGGACCTGCTCGGCCAGGCGCGCAAGGTCGTCGTCACCAAGGACGAGACCACGATCGTCGAGGGTGCGGGCGACGCCGACCTGATCCAGGGTCGCGTCAACCAGATCCGTGGCGAGATCGAGAAGTCGGACTCCGACTACGACCGCGAGAAGCTCCAGGAGCGCCTCGCGAAGCTCGCCGGCGGCGTGGCCGTCATCAAGGCGGGTGCCGCGACGGAGGTCGAGCTCAAGGAGCGCAAGCACCGCATCGAGGACGCCGTGCGCAACGCGAAGGCGGCCGTCGAGGAGGGCATCGTCGCCGGTGGTGGCGTCGCGCTCATCCAGGCCGGTGCCGTGGCGTTCGAGAAGCTCGAGCTCGAGGGCGACGAGGCGACCGGTGCGCAGATCGTGCGCGCCGCGATCGACGCCCCGCTCAAGCAGATCGCCGTCAACGCGGGCCTCGAGGGTGGCGTCGTCGCGGAGAAGGTGCGCAACCTCCCGTCCGGCCAGGGCCTCAACGCCGCGACCGGTGTGTACGAGGACCTCCTCGCCGCCGGCGTGAACGACCCGGTCAAGGTCACGCGTTCCGCGCTGCAGAACGCCGCCTCGATCGCGGCGCTCTTCCTCACGACCGAGGCCGTCGTCGCCGACAAGCCGGAGAAGGCCGCCCCCGCGGGCGACCCGACCGGTGGCATGGGTGGCATGGACTTCTGATCCACGCCTGACCCTCTCCCGGTCTGTCCGGGAGGTCGCAGGACATCGAAGGCCGTCGGCCGGGTTCGCCCGGTCGGCGGCCTTCGTCGTGCCCGGGACCGCACCGGTACACGGACGTATAACGCGGTGTATACACGCCCGAAACGAACGCGCGGCAGGATCGCCGTCATGCACCTGACGCCCG
This region includes:
- a CDS encoding uracil-DNA glycosylase, which encodes MMAPDWAQALAPVEPQLHALGDFLRTEVAAGREYLPAPSAILNAFSRPLADVRVLVVGQDPYPTPGHPMGLSFSVQPHVRPVPRSLQNIFAELAEDVGAPTPANGDLTAWSDQGVMLLNRVLTVRPGEPGSHRGQGWEAVTEAAIRALVARDAPLVAILWGRDAATLRPMLGDTPVVASAHPSPLSARRGFFGSRPFSRVNELLATQGAPPVDWTLPTA
- a CDS encoding DUF3263 domain-containing protein, whose amino-acid sequence is MSEAAYVLDGPDAVGDPTVQEDPSSGLSERDQEILAFERQWWKYSGAKEQAVRELFDMTATRYYQVLNALIDSPAALAHDPMLVKRLRRMRSTRQRARTARRLEGL
- a CDS encoding LytR C-terminal domain-containing protein — encoded protein: MTKSRYPYAPDEFDAPAQQGSPVGVHRTPRSGWSKTWPFLLVAVVFAGLAYGGVALLSDNGATENPPQAQSTDPAAGETEAPPAEETEEPPATEEPPATEEPPAEETPAAPDIATLMAAADPSANVRVLNASGIGGEAGKGRDALTSQGFTDVEAADYEGDPDEVSATTVWYAEDRSDSAAAVAAILGIPAEQVSQQTLRAGDVVVIVKSELTPVG
- a CDS encoding cold-shock protein translates to MAQGTVKWFNSEKGYGFITPAAGGQDLFVHFSAIQTDGYRTLDEGQEVEFELGQGTKGPQAEQVRPL
- a CDS encoding phytoene desaturase family protein; this translates as MTENLDAVVVGSGPNGLAAAVTLARAGLAVRVLEAQPTIGGGSRTLDLGLADGVVHDLCSAVHPMAWASPFFEAFDLGARGVELLVPEVSYAQPLDGGRAGIAFHDLDRTVERLGVDGDAWRSLLGPLADGWRDVVALALGDKRSVPGRTLTPGGAAVAARFGAAVLEQGSAAWGRRFRTEEGGALLTGVAAHAISRLPSPAAAGTALLLASLGHAPGGWPLPRGGSGAIVGALLDDLRAHGGEVVTGHRVSALADLPRARAYVFDTAPGVVADVFGDRLSPRTEWALRRFRHGDAAAKVDLVLSGPVPWTDPEVGRAGTVHVGGTRAEMARAEADVAAGRHAARPMVLASDPTVVDPAREVNGLRPLWTYAHVPAGSTRDVTEDVLGQLERFAPGVRDLVVASRCVPAAEMAAHDESYVGGDIAGGAVSMWQMVARPTPRLDPYAVGLEGVYLCSASTPPGPGVHGLGGWNAARRVLRREFDVREEPSLAPTPNLAPRR
- a CDS encoding glycoside hydrolase family 15, producing the protein MRGVIRATPSWRLAAALAGFVLVPALGLTAATAVAAPTGEHIDLYQDGVAVTTAPDGGTALLRLAPGAAATYLDGSRVLDPATLSPFTVADGVDPADGEADRLAQVAGTRLDASALLDPARAQDAAAASRAWLASGVVPGADGPFAALGEAALLDLRALTLDDGAALAAASPKWRYVWPRDASFTAAAFARTGHVDDARDVLGFLARVQEDDGSFHARYLPDGSGVPDDRGLQSDGVGWVLWAADVVLEETPVGERREVAAELRPLVDAAADHALSLVDGEDPLPPPSSDYWEVEPTALTLGTAGPLLAGLEGAADVYAAVGETDRATDATLAAARLRMAVERSFGSQGYPRHVTGGARDASTAFVLPPFQPEPLAGADAAWRASVTEMLRPAGGLAPGAGWREDGISWTPQTTLYALTAASSSDPEDRADAREWLRWVDDHRTASGAIPEKVLADGSPAAVAPLSWSSALVVLALAELDTAR
- the groL gene encoding chaperonin GroEL (60 kDa chaperone family; promotes refolding of misfolded polypeptides especially under stressful conditions; forms two stacked rings of heptamers to form a barrel-shaped 14mer; ends can be capped by GroES; misfolded proteins enter the barrel where they are refolded when GroES binds), yielding MAKIIAFDEEARRSMERGLNILADTVKVTLGPKGRNVVLDKKWGAPTITNDGVSIAKEIELEDPYEKIGAELVKEVAKKTDDVAGDGTTTATVLAQALVREGLRVVAAGANPIAVKRGIEKAVDAVTEQLLNAAKEIETKEEIAATAAISAGDPAIGELIAEALDKVGKEGVITVEESNTFGLELELTEGMRFDKGFLARYFETDPERQEAVLEDPYVLIVESKIANVKDLLPVLDQVMKAGRSLLIIAEDVEGEALATLVLNKIRGTFKSVAVKAPGFGDRRKAMLQDIAILTGGQVITETVGLKLENATLDLLGQARKVVVTKDETTIVEGAGDADLIQGRVNQIRGEIEKSDSDYDREKLQERLAKLAGGVAVIKAGAATEVELKERKHRIEDAVRNAKAAVEEGIVAGGGVALIQAGAVAFEKLELEGDEATGAQIVRAAIDAPLKQIAVNAGLEGGVVAEKVRNLPSGQGLNAATGVYEDLLAAGVNDPVKVTRSALQNAASIAALFLTTEAVVADKPEKAAPAGDPTGGMGGMDF